The following are from one region of the Cystobacter fuscus DSM 2262 genome:
- a CDS encoding acyl-CoA thioesterase, whose amino-acid sequence MPELSPKSPRDSEVVMTQMILPSDANPANAAFGGRVMEWIDICGAISAQRHCRQMVVTASMDDLHFHASIKVGWTVTLHARVIATFRTSMEVGVTVTAENPLTGDKHLTTSALLTFVAITPEGKRVPVPALKLETEEEHAALREAEQRRQERLARKPTSFAWQKVIKPGIAG is encoded by the coding sequence GTGCCCGAGTTGTCCCCCAAGAGCCCCCGCGACTCCGAAGTGGTGATGACGCAGATGATCCTCCCCTCGGACGCCAACCCGGCCAACGCCGCGTTCGGAGGCCGGGTGATGGAGTGGATCGACATCTGCGGCGCCATCTCCGCCCAGCGCCACTGCCGGCAGATGGTGGTCACCGCCTCCATGGATGACCTGCACTTCCACGCCTCCATCAAGGTGGGTTGGACGGTGACGCTGCACGCGCGCGTCATCGCCACCTTCCGCACCTCCATGGAGGTGGGCGTCACGGTGACGGCGGAAAACCCGCTCACGGGCGACAAGCACCTGACCACCAGCGCCCTGCTCACCTTCGTGGCCATCACCCCGGAAGGCAAGCGCGTGCCGGTGCCCGCGCTGAAGCTGGAGACGGAAGAGGAGCACGCCGCGCTGCGCGAAGCCGAGCAGCGGCGTCAGGAGCGGCTCGCGCGCAAGCCCACGAGCTTCGCCTGGCAGAAGGTCATCAAGCCCGGCATCGCGGGCTGA
- a CDS encoding histidine phosphatase family protein — MTDLNPIPFWFLRHGETDWNARHLSQGQVDVPLNAVGLAQAERAARALAGQGIRSIHASTLGRARVTAEIVAARLELPVNFDPELQECAFGVREGQKMSGWFDDWIAGIATPEGAESFAALRERAVKAINRATAHPGPVLVVAHGALWRAVRQAAGLEANIRTPNALPLWVEPPSSHEGWRLTAVEQRA; from the coding sequence ATGACCGACCTCAACCCCATCCCCTTCTGGTTTCTCCGCCACGGAGAGACGGACTGGAACGCGCGCCATCTCTCCCAGGGCCAGGTGGACGTCCCGTTGAACGCGGTAGGCCTCGCCCAGGCGGAGCGGGCGGCGCGGGCGCTGGCGGGGCAAGGCATCCGCTCCATTCATGCCAGTACCCTCGGCCGCGCGCGAGTGACGGCGGAGATCGTGGCGGCGCGGCTGGAGCTGCCGGTGAACTTCGATCCCGAACTCCAGGAATGCGCCTTCGGCGTGAGGGAAGGGCAGAAGATGTCCGGCTGGTTCGACGACTGGATCGCCGGCATCGCGACCCCCGAGGGCGCCGAGAGCTTCGCCGCGCTGCGCGAGCGCGCCGTGAAGGCCATCAACCGCGCCACCGCCCATCCCGGCCCGGTGCTGGTCGTGGCGCATGGAGCCCTCTGGCGCGCCGTGCGCCAGGCGGCCGGGCTGGAGGCGAACATCCGCACCCCCAACGCGCTGCCGCTCTGGGTGGAGCCGCCCTCGAGCCATGAGGGCTGGCGCCTCACCGCGGTGGAACAGAGGGCCTGA
- a CDS encoding type II toxin-antitoxin system Phd/YefM family antitoxin — MTIQVTMKPLHISEDILPIADFKARASEVVRRLKEHRRPVVITQSGKPAAVLLSPEEFDRLSHRARFLDAVGEGLADAEAGRAVSDEALGMLLDDEFGKLKP; from the coding sequence ATGACCATCCAGGTGACCATGAAACCACTCCACATCTCAGAGGACATCCTGCCCATCGCCGATTTCAAGGCTCGTGCCTCCGAAGTGGTGCGCCGGTTGAAAGAGCATCGCCGTCCGGTGGTCATCACCCAAAGTGGCAAGCCCGCCGCCGTGCTCCTCTCTCCCGAGGAATTCGATAGGCTCTCCCATCGTGCCCGATTCCTCGACGCGGTCGGTGAAGGACTCGCCGATGCGGAGGCGGGCCGCGCAGTCTCCGATGAGGCGCTTGGCATGCTGCTGGACGACGAGTTCGGCAAGCTCAAGCCGTGA
- a CDS encoding pentapeptide repeat-containing protein, with protein MRTQIRNKAGTELFSHDGDLREALEAAGEAGVELTQAMLDGANLSGANLEDLDLRQASLRGANLRNANLADIDLSGANLHEANLRGANLEHAEMHEVVLADANLEGCNLEDARLIGANLVGINAQGANLEGVDFSRANLEGANLEGSNLEDARLSEANLSRVNLQRANLEGVDLDGANLTHADLRSANVERADLRDANLEDANLRGANLERVQFDRANLTNACFDKANLERSSFAAATLTGATFHRANLERVKGLTMPPPSE; from the coding sequence ATGAGGACGCAGATTCGCAACAAGGCGGGGACGGAACTCTTCAGTCATGACGGGGACCTGCGCGAGGCCCTGGAGGCCGCGGGCGAGGCGGGCGTCGAGCTCACCCAGGCCATGCTCGACGGGGCGAACCTCTCCGGCGCGAACCTGGAGGACCTGGACCTCCGGCAGGCGAGCCTGCGCGGTGCCAACCTGCGCAACGCCAATCTGGCGGACATCGACTTGTCCGGTGCCAACCTCCACGAGGCCAACCTGCGCGGCGCGAACCTGGAGCACGCCGAGATGCACGAGGTCGTCCTGGCCGACGCCAACCTCGAGGGCTGCAACCTGGAGGATGCCCGGCTCATCGGCGCCAACCTCGTGGGTATCAACGCCCAGGGAGCGAACCTCGAGGGCGTGGACTTCTCGCGTGCCAACCTGGAGGGTGCCAACCTGGAGGGCTCCAACCTGGAGGACGCCCGGCTGAGCGAGGCCAACCTGTCCCGTGTGAATCTCCAGCGCGCCAACCTGGAGGGCGTCGACCTGGATGGCGCGAACCTGACGCACGCGGACCTCCGCTCCGCCAACGTCGAGAGGGCCGACCTGCGCGACGCCAACCTCGAGGACGCCAACCTCCGGGGTGCCAATCTCGAGCGCGTCCAGTTCGATCGGGCGAACCTGACGAATGCCTGTTTCGACAAGGCCAACCTCGAGCGCTCGAGCTTCGCGGCCGCGACGCTCACCGGCGCCACCTTCCACCGCGCCAACCTCGAGCGGGTGAAGGGCCTGACGATGCCCCCCCCTTCCGAGTAA
- a CDS encoding type II toxin-antitoxin system RelE/ParE family toxin: protein MSRKARVRWTHRSVRDLRAIGRYIAEDDPGAARQWVERLRRRVHDAATTPRAGRRVPEIEREDIREVLLRSYRIVYRVGRGGIEVLTVFEGHRLLPKGAIPEEGED from the coding sequence GTGAGCCGCAAAGCACGTGTCCGGTGGACCCACCGCTCCGTCAGGGATCTGCGCGCCATCGGCCGTTACATCGCGGAGGATGATCCAGGTGCCGCACGGCAATGGGTCGAACGCCTGCGACGGCGAGTCCACGACGCCGCCACCACGCCCAGGGCCGGGCGCCGCGTGCCGGAAATCGAGCGGGAAGACATCCGAGAGGTGCTCCTCCGCTCCTATCGCATCGTGTACCGCGTGGGCCGCGGCGGTATCGAAGTACTGACGGTCTTCGAGGGGCATCGGCTCCTTCCAAAAGGCGCCATCCCGGAAGAGGGCGAGGACTGA